DNA from Caldilineales bacterium:
TCTCCGCCCAGGCCACGATCTCGTGCAGTGTCTCGGCGGAGGCGCCCTCAGCGCCGATGCGGATGCCGACCTGCATGTTCAACGGCCCAGCCGGCACGGCGTCATCCATGCCCATCATGCCGCGGTCGTCCGAGGTGCTGCCCACGCGCACCTCCAGCGTGGACAGTTCGACGCCGAGTTGGGCCGCGCGCAGGGCGATCATCACTGCCTCGCAGTTGGCCAGGGCGGCGCGCATCGTCCAGCCGGGGGAGGGGAAGGCGGCGTCGCCGCCCAGGGCTTTGGGCATGTCGCAGAGCAGAGTCTGGCCGTCAGGGCCGACCGCACGAGTGCGCAGCCCCTCTTCGATCACAGCCACGGCTGCTTTGTCC
Protein-coding regions in this window:
- a CDS encoding OsmC family protein, translated to MSTQTHIRDSVQGVIAYYTQNPDHAISQDKAAVAVIEEGLRTRAVGPDGQTLLCDMPKALGGDAAFPSPGWTMRAALANCEAVMIALRAAQLGVELSTLEVRVGSTSDDRGMMGMDDAVPAGPLNMQVGIRIGAEGASAETLHEIVAWAEKHSPVGEPLTRVMPVEYAVEIA